The Deltaproteobacteria bacterium genome includes the window CCTTCAGGTACGATCCTTTCCAGCGGAACGTGTCTCCGCTGGAAACTTCCAGCCCTGCGAGATCGACACCGCGCTTTTCGAGATGCCTGATCGTCTTCGCCGGAAAATCCTTCCCGGCAACCCCGACGAGTCTCACCTTCGTGAAGTAGCTGGCGGCTATCGAGAAATAGACCGCTGCACCGCCCACGGCGTCGCGCACACGGCCCGAGGGCGTCTCCACATCGTCCAGGGCGACCGAACCCACCACGCAGATATCGTACGGAGATGCCATGAGAGTTCCTTTCAGGATGAGACAGGTGTGAAAACGGTCAGCCCAGGTATTTCCCGATCAGCGGCTCCAGCCGGCGGCGGGTTTCCGGCGGGATCGCGTCGCGGCCGGTGACGATGGCCGTCTTGAGCGCGCCGTGGGCCGCACAGGGCTCGTCCGGTTTCATCCGCTCCAGGACCTTGCGAATCACCGACTGCGCGTTCCTGGCATTCTGGAGCAGGACCGCCACCACCGCATCCGCAGTCACTTCCTCGTCCTTCCAGCAGTCGTAGTCGGTCGAGAGTGCCAGCGTCGCGTAGCCCAGCTCGGCCTCGCGGGCGAGCTTTGCCTCGGTCGCGTTCGTCATGCCGATCACATCCACGCCCCAAGAGCGGTAGAGCATCGATTCGGCCCGGCTGGAGAACTGCGGCCCCTCCATGCAGACATACGTGCCGCCATCATGAACGGTGAGCCCGAGTTCACGGGCCGCCACGACCAGATGCCGGGCCATCCCCTCGTCAACCGGATGGCCGTAGCTCACGTGCGCCACGCAGCCGTCACCGAAGAAGGTGCTTTTGCGGTGTCTGGTGAGATCAATGAACTGCCGGGGCACGACCATGTGGCCGGGGTGGATCTCCTCCTTCATGGAACCCACGGCCGAGATGGCGAAAATCCGGTCTACGCCGGCCGCCTTCATCGCCCAGATGTTCGCCCGGTAGGGAACTTCCGTGGGGAGATAGCGATGCCCGCGTCCATGCCGGGCGAGAAACACCAGTTCGCGGCCGTTCAGCACCCCGGCCATGAGCGCGTCGCTCGGGCGGCCAAAGGGCGTCTCCACCTCGATCTCGTTCAGGTTCTGGATTCCATCCATCTGGTAGAGGCCGGAGCCGCCGATGATGCCGATGCGTGCCATAGGGTTCTCCCTTTTGTCCCCGCGGCGGGGATCAGTACTTGATGAACTGGATGAGCGGCCCCACCCGAACGGTGATATGGCGCGGAGCGGGCTTTACCTCGCCGTCCAGCATGAAGTCGTAACCGTCATCCTTCAGGTCAATGGTGAAGGTCCGCACCAGCTCGTCATAGACCGCGCCCTTGATCTTCGTGCCGAAGTAGATCGCCGGGAGCTGCGCGACAATGTTGAGCGGATTGATCGCCGCCGCGATGATCTGTGCCTTGCCCGGCACCGCCAGCGTGCGCCCCAGCGGGCTGAAGCCGAGGCCGATTTCCGACACCGTGGAGGCCATGATGACGGTGTAGTTCTCGTAGGGCGAAGGGTTCTCGTCGCCCACCACCCGCGCCCGGACGCGGGCGAAGATTCGCCGGGCGTAGGGCCCCCACCGCAGCGTGGAGAGCACCGCCCGCCCCAGCACATAGACCGCCTTCATCGGGCCCGTGGTTTCGCCCTCGTAGTAGAGCTTCAGGAACGAGGCCGCGAGCCCCAGCCCAAAGATGAAGCAATGTTCCTGGCCGTTGATCTCCAGCGTGTGCCGCTCGACGATGGCGAACCGGTCCTGCTTGCGGAACTTCGACACCACGCGGTCGAGGATCGACGCCGGTGAACCGGTCATTCCCCGGAACGAACGGCTGATCGTGTTCATGGTGCCGCCGCAGAGAAGCACCACCAGCGGCAGTGGTTTCCCCGCCGCCTGGTAGATGGGAATGGCGCGTGTCAGGGTATGGTGCAGCGTGCCGTCCCCGCCATTCAGGGCGAGGATTTCGATATCGCGGTCCACCAGTTCACGGACAACGCCCTCGATCTCGCCGAGCGTGTTCGTCTCGCGAACGACCCCGTGGGGCCCCAGGACGAGCTTCAGCTCCTCGCAGATCACCGGACGCCGCCGGTTCATGCGCGAGTTGGGATTGGAGATAACGCCGATTCCAGCCACCCGAAACTCCCGTTCCCCTGCCGGAAGGCCCTGTTGGACCCGCCGGAAACCATCGTATACATAACGGGACGTGGGCCGCCAACCTGATACCTGCCGTTTGGTCCGTCGTGGACACGTTCTGGCCGCGTTCTTCCTGCTGCCACTCGCCCTCTCCGCCTGCGGCGCCAAGGGCCGCCCGGCGGTGGAGCTCGACGAGTACGAGAAATACCGCGGCCAGACTGTAACGTCGCTGAGGCCCTCGCTCCTCAACTACTATTCCGAGATGCCGCGCGGCCTGCGCCTCCAGTGCCTGGAACCGCCACCCCGCTACTCCCTGTTCCAGACGTTCACGGCCCGCGGCGGGCCGGGCCCGGCCACCGTGGAGCGCAAGATCGACGCCGGCGAGACGGCCACCATCAGCAACGTGGTCCGGTACAAGGAAGCGCCGGGCGTCGTTTACCTGGAGGCCCGGCTCGACCGGGACCGGACCGAATGCATCATCCCGCTGGCCGAGGGGCTCCAGTACCGGCTCGTTTTTACCCGCACGGAACTGGACGACTTCAACCGGCTCCCGCCCGAACTCCGCGGGCAGATTGTCTCCCGCCAGCTCCGGCCAGGCATGAAGACCGAACACGTGCTGCTCACGCTCGGCGTCCCGCACGAGCGCATACCGGGCGCCCTGCCCGGCACCGAGACCTGGACCTACATCCCGCAACTCAACAAGCTCATCTATCTGGATTTCGATGGCGGCGAACTGAAGGGAATGCGGGAGTAGGTAGGAGGCCTTACTCCACCTTGAACAGCCAGACCGGTCCCCATTTCTGCTCAAGCTGTAAGCGCGTGTCATAAACCGGCGCGAAAAGTTGTCATAAACGCCTTTCCGGCGGGTTTCACTTTTTGAGTCGATTCGTTTCACTTTTTGAGGGTCAGGGACGGCGCGGGTTTCAGTTTTTGCTGGGGCCGGCTCCGCCAGGATCGCTGGCTCGGCCGGGGCACTTCACAACACAACGGTGTTCTTTTGATGGATCAGGCCGGCGCGGCGGCGGTCTTGCGGGCCTTCGCCCGCGCGAGCCGGGCGGCCTGCCTCGATCGCACCGCCTCGCGCTTCTGCTCCAGTTCGGCCTTCACCGCCTTCCGGTAGGCCGGGTCGCGGAGCATCCGGATGATTCGGTCGTAGGGTCCGGGCCGGACTGAAACCGGCGATGAGGGGGTAAGGTCTCCCGGGAATGGGGGCCGCGACAGTGGCGCCTGCTGTGACGAACTCTCCTGCGGCCGACAGCCGCCCAGGATGCCCGCCCGGCGGACTCGTTCCCCGGCCGTCAGCGGCTCGCCAGGCTTGGCCTGCCGGCGCGCCCGTGGCCTGGCCGTGGGCGGACCCGGGGAGGCCTTCCGCCTGGCGGCCAGCCGTTCGCGGAGGCCGGGCCGCGAAGCGCGGCCTTTTGGTCCGTTCTTTCGAGTTAAGATTCCCATGCGCTTTTCCTCCGTCACTCGCTCAGGTGTCGAGCGTCACGGTTTCCCAGCCGCCCGCGCCGTCGCTGACCCTCAGCTTCCCGCTCGACAGGTCGAGCCGGATGTAGGCCGCCGGAGCCCCTTCTGGATCATCCATACTGTCTCCGAGCCGGTCCGGCGTCAGCGCCGAGACCGTCCCGCTGTAACCCGCGTGCACCGTGCTCGCGCGTGTCTCCTGGGTGAGGTGAACCACTGTGAGACCCTGGGAATCGTCATCGATCCCCACGACAGCATCATCGGCCAGAACCGACTGGCCGTCCAGCAGGACGAGCGGCGCCAACCCGTCGTCGTGATGGAAGCTGCCCGGACCCAAAACGGTCCGCCCACGGCCGATCACCACGGTACCGGCGGTGGTGATCAGACCGCCGATGACACCCGCTCCGGCACCGTTGGATATGGCGACATCATCCAGGACGAGCCGTGAGCCGGTCTCAGGATTACCTCCAGCAGTACCGGTAATGAGGAGCTGCGCGTCCTCGCCGGAGAGACCTTCGACCTCAAATGGACCCCCGCTGAACCGGGGGGTACCGGCCAGTATCGCCCTGGCGGTCTCCACCGACTCCTCCTCGGTAATTTCCAGCGTGATGACGATGGGGCTGGCGTTGCCCCCCGTCGAGTAGCTGTTGCGCGCATTCACGAACTCAATGCCCTCGACCGGCCATATCTGGAGTTCGCCGAACGGCACGCCGCCGACAGGGACGGAGATATTACTCCGGCACCGGATACGGGCGCCCGGCGCGCCCTCTGCAATGGCGTCCATGAGGAACTCCATCATGGACTCCCAGTCGCTGAAGACCGTGGAGCCATCCGGAGTCGCGCCGGAATCGAACACCAGCTCTACGATCCCGGCCGACGCGCCGGACGTGGGCCCCAGCACCGGCCAGCCGTCAGAGTCCACTGACAGCACACGCTTCCACATGCCTTCGTGAAAGGCTGCACCTGAAACTGGTGCCATCGGAAGAAATGGGCCGGGTGTTCCGAGCAGAGGACCAACGAATGCAGCCAACTCCGCGCCCGACTGCGTTCGGTCAAGCATGACCAGCGCCGGGCCGTCAGGGAGCTGAACCGCGTAGGTCGAGATGCGCGTGGAGCCGTCCTTGCCGTCGCGGCGGATAGCCGCCCGCCAGCGCCGGAGTCCGAGGGCGGTCTCGGCCGTCGGTGACCCAGCCGTGAACACCACCGCGACCTGCGGGTCCGAGTGGTCATACCAGCCGACGCTGAAGCCGTCGGTACCGGCGTCGCCATCGAGCGCCTGGATGTCTTCCAGGCGTGCCGCCTCGCGGGCCGTCGCGCCGGAATAGAGCGCGAACCTCAGGCTCGCCATCGCCACGCCGAGCTGTGTGCCGATGTCGTAGACCTCGCTCCAGCTCCCGCTGTCCTTGATATATGCCTTCCCGGCGGCGGCATCGACGGCGAGGTCCATGTCCTCGCCCGTGCCGTTGTCAGGAGGCCCATCCGTGTCGAGGATCGCTCCGCCGGCGGTGACGCCGAGAAGCTCCCAGCCGGTGCGGCCGTGCCGGTACCAGATCGCGTTCTGCCCGTCTCCGGCGGCGGTATCGCGGGCGAGGGAGCCCGGATTCCCGAGCTCAGGCGGCGGCGCACCCTCGTAGCTGCCCTCGAAAAACTCGATCTCGTAAGGGAGGATTTCGGCCGTCACCGTGTCCGGGAGCGGCTCGCCCTCTGAGGTGGCGTCGCCGAGGACGCCCTCGTCGAAGCCCATGAGCTGGCCGGTGTCCGCGCCGCCCTCGCCGACCGGCTCGCCGGCCGGGCCGCGAAGCTGGCCGCTGAAGGCCCACTCGCCGCCCGACTTGACGTAGAAATCGAGGCCGGGCGAGGCGGTGTCGACGTAGAACTGTCCATCGGAGCCGGTCTCGTTTCCGGGAGCGCCGCTCCCGGTGAGCCACTGGAGCGCGCTCTCGCCGGCCGGGACGGTCCAGACTCCGCCCTTCCAGATGCGGATGACCGGCGCGCCGTCGCCGGGGCCAGTGAGCACGACGCGGATGTCGCCCTCGCGGTTGCCGGCATCCGGCAGGTCCGGGACCGTCGCGACGGGATCCCGCCAGTTTCGTAGGGCCCCGGGTAGTCTCGTAATCTGCATCTCGTCTCTCCGTTCAGGCGACCCGGATCCCGTACAGGAACCGGCCGTAGACCGTGTGTCCCGAGCCGAGCGAGCCCGTCTCGCGCAGCCTGAGGCGCTGGGGCACCGAGTCGATCTGGAGTGTGCGGCGGCCGGCGCCCATCGTGATCTCGCCCTCCTGGTCCTCCATCGGCTCCCAGACCGATGTGGAGGTGTCCTGGTTCAGGGCCCCCTCGCTGGCGAAGAGCTGCTCGGCCGGGTCCGACGGCAGCGGCTGGCCAGGGTCGGTGTCGCACCCTTCGACCGCGATGACCGCGCCGCTGAAATCATCGAGGCCAGCACCCTCGCCGTAGATCTGGATCCGGACATCCTCGGCCTGCGGCTGCCGGAGCACCGCCAGCTGGCCGGCCTGGAGGGCGAACCGCTGCTCCTTCCACTGGATCACCTGCCACCTCCGTTTCGCCCGCCGCGTTCGGTGAGCACGGCGAGCTGGGTGGCGAGCGCCACCAGCGCATGGCGCGTTTCCTTCAGCTCCGCCACGGCATCTCCCATCGCCTGCTCGACGGGCCGCACGCGCAGCTCGATGTAGGCCATCGTCGCCGCCCAGTTCACCGCGAACGACCCCACGAGCACCGCCACGAGATGCTTCCACCGGACGAAGATTTCCGGAGCGTCGATCGGCGCACGGCGGCCTCCGTCGCGGGTAGGCGACTGCAGCGAGCCCCCGGCGTCGAGTTCCTGCGGATAGAACATCAGTAGATCCTCATGGCGTACTGGAAGCCCCGGTAGGCTGGAACATGGTTCGCCGTGGACACAGAGTGCGTGTGCGCCGTCAGGTGGTTGTTGATGGCGCCGCCGCCGACCACCGAGGTGTTGTTTTCGATGACTTCGTTTCCTGGCGAGGCGGTGGTCGGGTTCGTGCCGGTCGTGTGGCTGTGCGTATCGGAGCCGCCGGACGGCGTCGAGGCGACTTCGGCCGACGCCGCCGCGCCCCGGACGAACCGGTTCGTCAGGTCCGGGACCGCAAGCCCGTGGAAGGGCGAGCGAGGCTGGCTTACGGTGCCGCCCGTGAGGGCGATCCAGTTCGAGGGCAGCGCGTCGGCGGACCCCTTCCGGATCCAGGGCACGGGCATGCCGACCGGCAGGGCCAGGTCGGAATCCGCGAGCGGTTTCGCCGGGAACGTCACGGTGACGGTTCCGATGCCGTTCGTCGCCCAGTTGCACAGGAAAAACCTCGTCGGGTCTGCCACCGACCGGACGCCGTTCGTCCATGCGAATTCGGCGACTCCGTCGGCACCGGCCGTGACGAGCTCGAACACTGGCCGGTTCGTTTCAGGGTCGAAGCCGCTGAAGTGCAGATACAGCCCGCCGGAGTTCGACTCCGGAAGGTCGCTCTTGTCGCGGTCGGCGGACGGTTCGTACCAGTAGCCGTTCACGAGGATCCGGCAGGAGGAGGGCAGCCGGACGGTGTTCGGCGCCGGTGAAGTGACATCCGACCCGGCGAACATCCGGTTTCCGAAGAGGCGGTAGAGTTCGGCGGCCTTGCGGGCATGGGCCCTCACCGAGGAATCGCGCACGTCGGCACCGATCAGGTCCGACAGCTGCTGGGCGACCGCCGTGACGCGGCGGTTCAGGCCCCGCCCGGTCTTGTTGGACGGCGCGGTCTCGTCACCGCCCTGTACGAGATCAGAGGTCTCGATCTTCGGGACGTCCGCCTCGAAGGCTGCATAGCGGTCTGCCGGTGCTGGATCTGCGAATACGCCCATGACGGTCCGGAGTGGCCTCCGCTCCTGACCTTACGCGGGGGCGGTTCCGGTTTGCGGGACCGTCGCGGTCATTCCCACAGGTCCGATGGCAGCCCCCAGACGCCGCCGTATTCCGCCGCCCCGCCGTGGAGCAGCTGGCCGCCGTTGTAGTCCGCGCCGTCGTAGCGGTAGGGGTGCCCGGTCTCGGAAGCGAACACGGTCGCGTAGTAGGTGTGATCGCCGTCCGGATCGTAAAGATAGAACAGGAACCGGTAGGGCCTTGACCTTGCCGGTTTCACGAGGCGGACCTGGTTCAGGAGGCGCCGCCAGGCGTGAACGTCCGGGATCTGGTCTTCCGAATTCAGATAGATCACCACGTCGAACAGTGCCCAGGCGAGCCAGCCGAAATCGATCATTCCGTCGTGGACCCACGTTCCGTCGTAATAGGTCTCCGACCGGTCCTCGAGGATCTCCACGCGGGGGAACCCGAGCAGCACGAGCGCGGCCACCATGCCGGGGTCGGTGCCCGCCGACCGCCAGGTGGCGTGCGCCGCGATGACCCGGGCCCGGTAATGGTCCTCCGTTTCGCCGGTCGCGGGATCGATCGCCCGGGCGCGGCCGTGGCGCCGGAGTGCCTCGCCTTCCGAGAACCGGGGGAACCGGAGCGTCCGGGCCAGCTCCAGCTCGTCCTGCCGCTTCTGGAGCGTTTCGGTGAGCGTCTCCCACAGGCCGTGGATTTTCTTCCCGGCGTCCCACAGCCACGGCACGTTCAGCCAGTCGCGGAAATACTCGATGACGGTCACGGCTGCGAAGCCTCCGTGACCGTGAGGGTCCACTCTCCGCGTACGGCCAGTTCGCCGGGCG containing:
- the mtnP gene encoding S-methyl-5'-thioadenosine phosphorylase; the protein is MARIGIIGGSGLYQMDGIQNLNEIEVETPFGRPSDALMAGVLNGRELVFLARHGRGHRYLPTEVPYRANIWAMKAAGVDRIFAISAVGSMKEEIHPGHMVVPRQFIDLTRHRKSTFFGDGCVAHVSYGHPVDEGMARHLVVAARELGLTVHDGGTYVCMEGPQFSSRAESMLYRSWGVDVIGMTNATEAKLAREAELGYATLALSTDYDCWKDEEVTADAVVAVLLQNARNAQSVIRKVLERMKPDEPCAAHGALKTAIVTGRDAIPPETRRRLEPLIGKYLG